In the genome of Desulfolucanica intricata, the window ACACTGGCAGAAAGCACAAAAAGCCCCCAGGTATTGGCAACCATTGCCCGGGATTCCTCTTCAGTTCCTCCCCGCCAGGCTCCCCGGAGCATTCTGCCGCCCAGGTAGACCAGGAGTAAAGCACCTACAATGGCTGCGGCCCGGCCTAAAAGTTTACCAAAGTACCCCCCGGCATACCAGCCAATGACCGGCATAATAATGTGAAAAACCAGCACAGTAAGGGTAATGATAAGAATTTGCTTGCGCCTAACCCCGGCCATACCAACTCCGATGCACATGGAGAAAGCATCAGTACCCAGGGCCACAGCCAGCAATAAAACGGTAACCAGACTCACAATATTCCCCCATTTTGTCCCCAAGGGGATTTTTTGTATATTTCCTAATCAGGTATATTTTATGTACTTGTCTACAAATTAATCCCTTTAAATTTGAATAATATTGCCCCCCGCCGCCAGGCGAAGGCGGTTTTGAACAGCCAGTCCCAATCCTTTTCCCGGAAAGCCGGCGCAGATAATTATGTCCACTCCCAGCTTATCCAGCCTGCGCAGGGCACCGAAGAGCCCGGCCGCCACTGTGGCAGGCTCGCTGCGGCTGCCCGCCACTTCAGCTGTAAAACCCGTAAATGCCCCGGCCTCCTCCCGGTAGATTAGAAGACCTGTTTTTTTGCCCTGCTCAGAATACTTGCGGGCCAGCTCCCGCATTTTGTTTGCCACTCTCTCCGGGTCAGAGCCTTCCACCAGCACTACACCGGCCCGGGGTGTATAGTGGGTATATTTACCGGCCGGAGCTTGTCCCTGCTCAATCCGGCCAAGCACCGGAACCAGGTCTTCGGGTGTGAGCAGCCCCGGCCTGAGCATTACCGGCTTATCCCCGGTCAGGTCAACCACCGTAGACTCCAGCCCCAGGCCGGTGGGCCCGCCGTCCAGGACAACATCAATACGCCCGGCCAGGTCCTCTAAGACATGTCCTGCCGTAGTGGGGCTGGGCCTGCCGGACAGGTTGGCACTGGGTGCCACCAGGGG includes:
- a CDS encoding L-threonylcarbamoyladenylate synthase, with amino-acid sequence MRQLKTRCRKVNAQNPEPACIKEAAEIILGGGLAAFPTETVYGLGANALDGQAVRSIFKAKGRPADNPLTLHVAGFETALPYLKDVPKEACALAKAFLPGPLTMILPYRGGLPAEVTGGKDSLGVRLPDHPVALALIREAGVPLVAPSANLSGRPSPTTAGHVLEDLAGRIDVVLDGGPTGLGLESTVVDLTGDKPVMLRPGLLTPEDLVPVLGRIEQGQAPAGKYTHYTPRAGVVLVEGSDPERVANKMRELARKYSEQGKKTGLLIYREEAGAFTGFTAEVAGSRSEPATVAAGLFGALRRLDKLGVDIIICAGFPGKGLGLAVQNRLRLAAGGNIIQI
- a CDS encoding manganese efflux pump MntP; amino-acid sequence: MSLVTVLLLAVALGTDAFSMCIGVGMAGVRRKQILIITLTVLVFHIIMPVIGWYAGGYFGKLLGRAAAIVGALLLVYLGGRMLRGAWRGGTEEESRAMVANTWGLFVLSASVSMDALSVGFTLGTRSVNLIQVAGITGLVAGIMTFAGLVLGRFIGNWVGSRAQLAGGLILIVIGIKLFWG